A portion of the Esox lucius isolate fEsoLuc1 chromosome 20, fEsoLuc1.pri, whole genome shotgun sequence genome contains these proteins:
- the LOC105018837 gene encoding steroid 21-hydroxylase, which produces MVFIFTVTVGAVFMLTSLWILLFCFPGKRNQLTKEDPKRYHSKAVWSRLLHFVHQFSPCSPSPTLPGPLSLPLLGNLLELAHEHLPSHLTFLASRYGNIYRLKCGNTTMVVLNSGDIIREALVKKWSDFAGRPHSYTGDVVCGGGRSISLGDYSEEWRANRRLAHNALQRSCQESLEGVIQKQALHLRQVLLDYNGRAVDLSEDFTVAASNVITTLAFGKQYEKSSAELQRLHGCLNAIVSLWGSPWISALDSFPLLRKFPNPPFTRLLKEVARRDDIIRTHLNEYKMQAPGKASDGAIAITGSLLQGLGKPQRGVVLTDTHVHMATVDLLIGGTETTAAWLSWTVAFLLHRPEVQSRVHDELCTTLEGRYPQYSDRHKLPALCAVISEVLRLRPVAPLAVPHRAIRDSSIAGYFIPKNTVIIPNLFGAHHDPAVWRDPYAFKPERFLEGGGASARALMAFGGGARLCLGEAVAKMELFLFTAYLLRDFQFVLPEGQANLPDLTGVASVVLRAKAYKVVARARPGA; this is translated from the exons ATGGTGTTTATATTCACAGTGACTGTGGGTGCTGTGTTCATGCTTACATCGTTATGGATACTGCTGTTCTGCTTCCCAGGAAAAAGAAACCAACTTACAAAGGAAGATCCCAAAAGATATCATTCAAAAG CTGTTTGGTCAAGACTTCTCCACTTCGTCCATCAGTTCTCTCCATGTTCTCCTTCTCCCACCCTTCCtggccccctctctctccctctgctgggAAACCTGTTGGAGCTGGCTCATGAGCACCTGCCAAGTCACCTGACCTTCCTGGCAAGTCGCTATGGCAACATATACCGTCTGAAGTGTGGCAACACCA CCATGGTGGTGTTAAACAGTGGTGACATCATCAGAGAAGCCTTGGTTAAGAAATGGTCGGACTTTGCAGGGAGACCACATTCCTACACTG GAGATGTGGTGTGTGGAGGAGGACGCTCCATCTCTCTGGGAGATTACAGCGAGGAGTGGAGGGCCAATCGCCGCCTGGCCCACAATGCACTCCAGCGCTCCTGCCAGGAGTCACTTGAAGGAGTCATCCAGAAACAGGCACTCCATctgagacag GTGCTGTTGGATTATAATGGAAGAGCTGTGGACCTCTCTGAGGATTTCACGGTAGCAGCCAGCAACGTCATCACCACATTGGCCTTTGGGAAACAG TACGAGAAGAGTTCAGCTGAGCTGCAGCGTCTGCACGGCTGCCTCAATGCGATCGTGTCCCTGTGGGGCTCCCCATGGATCTCTGCTCTGGACTCCTTCCCCCTCCTCAGG AAATTTCCCAATCCTCCGTTCACTCGTCTCCTGAAAGAGGTGGCAAGGAGAGACGACATCATCAGAACACACCTCAATGAGTACAAG ATGCAGGCCCCGGGCAAAGCATCTGATGGCGCCATCGCCATCACAGGATCTCTTCTCCAGGGACTAGGAAAGCCCCAGAGAGGAGTG GTCCTGACAGACACCCACGTTCACATGGCCACTGTGGACCTTCTCATTGGGGGgacagagaccactgcagcctGGCTCAGCTGGACCGTGGCCTTCCTTCTGCACAGGCCCGAG GTGCAGAGCAGGGTACACGATGAGCTGTGCACGACGCTGGAGGGCCGATACCCTCAGTACAGTGACAGGCACAAGCTGCCAGCGCTGTGTGCTGTGATCAGTGAGGTCCTGAGACTCAGACCGGTGGCTCCGCTGGCCGTACCTCACAGGGCCATCCGGGACAGCAG TATTGCAGGCTATTTTATTCCTAAGAACACGGTCATCATCCCTAATCTGTTTGGGGCACACCACGACCCTGCTGTGTGGAGGGATCCTTATGCctttaaaccag AGCGCTTCCTGGAGGGCGGTGGGGCCTCGGCACGTGCTCTCATGGCTTTCGGTGGGGGTGCACGGCTGTGCCTCGGGGAGGCTGTGGCCAAAATGGAGCTGTTTCTGTTCACCGCCTACTTGCTGCGCGATTTCCAGTTCGTGCTTCCTGAAGGCCAGGCTAATCTGCCAGACCTGACGGGAGTGGCCAGTGTGGTGCTTAGAGCCAAAGCCTACAAAGTTGTAGCACGTGCCAGACCGGGGGCTTGA